TTGTTGCTTGCCATAAAGCTGATGGTGCGCTCAAAACCAAGAATGCGGATATAGCGCCAAGCAATATCGCGGTATTTGCTATCTAGGTAGCCAATAGCGACTTCAGGCGTCCTTTTGGACAAGTCGATCTGTTGAATTGCACGGGCCCAACGTTTGAGTCTTGTTGACATATTTGTCACCTCCATGGGCATACAACGCCTCACAAAGAGCTCGAGATGACAGGAATAACTAAAATTTTTCTAAAAAGAGGAAAAAATATGAAATTTCCTAAATCGAGACCACTTTGTGGGGATTGAGGATATTTTGGGGGTCTAGAGCCCTTTTTAAGGTTTTCATGAGCTCATGGGCAACTTCACCCTTGTGCGCTCTTAAACCCTCCAATTTAAGCTGTCCAACGCCGTGTTCAGCAGAAATAGAACCTTGGCAACGTTCAACCTGGGCATAAACCAGTTCATGAATAGGCTTTTCGTTTGTCAGGTTAAAAGCTTTATGGTCGACACCTATAGGAGGGGCAATGTTGTAGTGCAGGTTGCCATCACCTAAGTGGCCAAAATTGATGATTCGAACGCCGGGAAATTTAGCCCTTACTAAGGCATCAGTTTCCTCGATGAAGCTCTCTAGGGCTGAAAGAGGGATAGTGATGTCATGTTTGAGGTTGGCGCCTTCCTCAGCCTGCGCGAGGGTAATGTGCTCACGCATATGCCAAAAAGTATTCGCTTGAGCTAGATTATTGGCAATCACCGCATCCGTAATCAAGCTCGCTTCAAATGCCTCCTCCAGAATTGTTTCTAGAAGTTGTCTCACGTGCGCTTCACTTTCATGATCGGATAATTCAATCAAGACGGTGTAGGGCGGATTACCTTTTAAGGGATTCGCCATCTGCGGGAAATGCTTTTCATTGAGATCCAAGGATTCTTGAGTCATCATCTCAAAGCCTGTGAGCAATGAAGTGGCGCGCTTCTGAAATAAGTTTAGTAGCGTAATGGTTGAGACTACGCTGTCTGCAGCGACTAAGGTAGTCCATTGAGAAATCGGTAGTGGATATAGCTTCATGACGGCAGCCGTAATGATTCCTAGGGTGCCCTCAGAGCCAATAAAAAGGTCGCGTAAGTCGTACCCAGTATTGTCCTTACGTAGACCCTTTAAACCATTCCAAATCTCGCCTTTGGCTGTTACCACCTCCAGCCCAAGACAGAGATCGCGGGTATTGCCATAGCGCAATACATTGGTTCCCCCAGCATTGGTAGCCAAGTTACCACCGATCATGCAGCTACCCTCAGCACCAAGACTTAATGGAAATAAGAAGTCTTGTGCAGCAGCTTTTTCTTGGATGGCTTGCAAAATGCAACCGGCTTCAACAGTGATGGTTTGGTTGGCAACATCAATTTCACGGATGGTATTCATCCGCTTGAGATTGAGAACAATCTGCTTCCCGCTGGAGTCAGGCGTGGCGCCACCACAAAATCCGGTATGGCCACCTTGAGGAACTACTGCAACTTGATTGATCGCACATAGTCTAATTATCTGGGCTACTTCTTGAGCTGTTCTTGGCAAGACAACCGCTAGTGCTTTACCGGTATAGCGCTTGCGCCAATCAGTAAGGTAAGGGTTCTTATCTTGATCCTCAGTCAGAATGTATTTCTGATCAAGAACTTGATGTAGTTGCTCTAGAAAAATTTGCATTACTAATCAGCTTGTAGCTTTTGCTTAGCCAAGGCTTTAGCTTCTTTTTTAATCGGCTTGAGATAAATCAATAAGCAAATAAAACCGATTGTTGCCAAAATCGTCTCCAGCAGCGCCATCCAAAAGTTAGCACCGGTTTCTAAAATGCGTACTAGGCCTTCGGTGATATAAAGCAATATCAGCATCGAAGCCCACTGCATGGTGTAGACCTTGCCTTTCCAGATGCCTGGAATAGCAAACAACAAAGGCACGCCCTTCAGAATTAGCCATGAACCGCCAGGACGCAGTGGTGAGATAAACCATTCCCAAGCAATACAGAGTATAAAAAGATCAATAAAAGCCGCTGTTACCAGCAGTTGATAAGGATTTTTTTCTAGAATCTTTTGGTACATATTGTTTACGCTTTCATCAGCTTGAGAGCGGTTTCTGCCAAGCGTTTACCTTGGGCCTTTGCTAAGCGTTGCTCTTCTGCGCTAATGGAGGCTCGCCCATCGGCATGAGCAAGATGGGTGACACCATAAGGGCTACCACCAGTAGCAGATGACATTAAATCAGGCTCGCTATAAGGCAAACCAATAATCATCATGCCGTGATGAAGTAATGGAATCATCATGGTAAGCAGGGTACTTTCTTGACCGCCATGCATGCTGCCCGTACTGGTAAATACGCATGCAGGTTTGCCGATCAAGGCGCCACTTAACCATTGAGATGAACTGCCGTCCCAAAAATATTTCATTGGAGCGGCCATATTGCCAAACCGAGTGGGGGAGCCTAATGCCAAGCCGATGCATTCCTGTAGATCAGAATACTCAACATACGGGGCGCCTTCAGCAGGAACCGCTGGTTCGCTAGATTCACAGACCGTAGATACTGCAGGAACAGTTCTGAGACGGGCATTGACTCCTGAAACACTCTCAATCCCCTCGGCAATCAGGCGAGCCAAATCCCTGGTTGCACCATAACGGGAGTAGTACAAAACTAAAATATCGTGTTGGCTCATATTCTTCTCTTATGATAAGGCGATGCGCTTATTTCGTAACCCCCAATTATGGCTCTCTCTGGCTAAAGAGATCTGGGAGGGCAATCGTGACCAAAAACTGAACCAAATAGCAGCCAGCTTGGCGTACACGACGATTTTGTCGCTAGTTCCGATGGTCACCATTGCAACTATCTTAATAGGTTACCTACCCAGAGTCATTCAGGTGAAGAACGCCTTCAAAACATGGCTTTTAGAGACCTATATGCCTGGGGGCATCAACCAGCAAGTTTTTATTTATTTAGATCAATTTTCTGCTCAAGCCAGAGGATTAACCCTTTTAGGTTTGGCTGGTTTGTTTGTTACTGCCGTCATGACCTTGGCTGTGATTGAGGGTGCTTTCAATCAAATTTTTAAAGTGCAAGAAAGAAGGCCTCTACATAAAAAGATTGCAATCTATGGTTCGGCAACGATCTTGGGGCCAATTCTGCTGGGTATAGGAATTTATCTTAGTGGCGTACTGTTCAGCGCTTCAGAAGGATGGACCGAAGCCATTTCCTTTGGATTTAGTGTGATTGCAACAGTTGCGCCAATCTTGCTGGCTATTGTTGTCTATACCGTCGTTTACAAAATCCTGCCGTATTCACAAATTCTATGGAAGGATGCTTTTTTTGGTGCGTTCTTTGCAGCCATGAGTTTCGAGCTGATGAAGTTTGGCTACGCGATCTTTCTAACCCACACCGCCTTCTACAAGACCGTTTACGGTGCCTTTGCTATTTTCCCCTTAGCCCTTTTATGGATCTACCTTACGTGGTGGATTACCTTGGCAGGAGCAGTCCTTGTGGCCAACCTTCCCAGCATTAGAAGTGGCGTCATTAGGGTTATTCGTTACTAAAACCTGCCTCTAAACCCTTGATTCAAGGGTTGCTTGGGTCTATATTGAAGCTATAAATTCATTGCTTTGGAGACCAAATGAAAGTTCGTGACATTTTGCGCGTGAAGGGCAGCACATTATTTACGGTTGCCCCTGAGACTGCATTGCAGACTGCCGTATTAGTGATGAGCGAACATGACATTGGTTCTCTGGTGGTAATGGAATACGACAAGCTCGTTGGCATTCTCACTTTCCGCGAGGTGATTTCCGCATTAGCTAAGCACCATGGAAAATTGGATGGCTTGCAAGTTCGCTCTGTGATGAACCAAAAACCACTTACATGCAATATGGAAACTGAAATTGATGAAGTGCGTCGCATGATGCTCGTCGACCACGCTCGCTATCTCCCAGTTGTTGATCAAAAGATGTTGATGGGCGTGATCTCTTTTTACGACGTTGCTAAATCCGTTGTTGAAGCACAAGATTTTGAGAACACCATGCTCAAGGCCTACATTCGAGATTGGCCTGAAGATGCAGAAAAGACTGCAAATTAAGCGTTTCTAGCCCAATATTCCTGACAAATGACATAATGTCGATATGTCAGGAAATACTTTAGGCCTTCTTTTTACTGTTACCACTTTTGGTGAATCTCATGGTCCGGCAATCGGAGCTGTGGTCGATGGCTGCCCTCCAGGCATGCTCCTCAGTGAAGCTGACCTACAAACTGACCTGGATCGTCGTAAACCAGGTACCTCTCGTCACGTTACCCAACGCAAAGAAGAAGACAAAGTTGAGATTTTGTCCGGCGTTTTTGAGGGCAAGACTACTGGTGCGCCAATTGGTCTGTTAATTCGCAATACTGATCAACGTAGCCAAGACTACGGTGATATTCTCCAAACTTTCCGCCCTGGTCATGCGGATTACGCTTATCACCATAAATATGGTTTGCGTGATCCTCGTGGTGGTGGTCGTTCTTCTGCACGCCTAACCGCACCGGTTGTGGCTGCAGCAGCTATCGCCAAAAAATGGCTCAATCAACAATATGGCACTGAGTTTTATGGCTATATGAGCCAGCTTGGTGAAATTGAGATTCCATTTGTGGATGCATCTCAGATTGAACAAAATCCATTCTTTGCGGCGAATGCGCAAATCATTCCGCAATTAGAAAGTTATATGGATGAACTGCGTAAAGCAGGGGATTCTTGTGGCGCTAAGATTGAAGTTCGCGCACGTAATGTTCCGATTGGTCTTGGCGAGCCGCTATTTGACAAGTTAGATGCAGATATTGCGCATGCCATGATGGGTATTAACGCGGTTAAAGGTGTTGAGATTGGCGCTGGCTTTAAATCCGTTGCTCAACGTGGCAGTGAGCATGGTGATGAGCTTTTTTCGGATGGCTTTGCAACAAATAATGCTGGTGGCACTCTGGGTGGCATTAGTACTGGTCAAGATCTTCGTGTTTCCATTGCAATCAAGCCTACGTCCAGCATCATGAGTCCGAAGCAATCAATTGATCTTGATGGCAAGCCGATTACCGTACAAACCAAGGGTCGCCACGATCCTTGTGTTGGTATTCGTGCAACTCCAATTGCAGAGGCAATGTTGGCTTTGGTGTTGATGGATCATGCACTGCGCCACCGAGCACAATGTGCCGATGTGAAAGTGGACGTTGCGCCAATTCCAGCAGCTCGTCCAGGTTCAAAACGCGACTAATTAGAAGATCTAGATGACGCCTGTGCTTCGCTGGGCCTTCGGGTCCTTTTTCTTTTTATATTTTGCATATGTTGGCTTAGTTTCTCCATACGCAAGTCTGTTCTTTTTAGAACGCGGCTTTAATGTCATTGAGATTGCAGTACTCATGTCCATGCTGCAAATTACCCGCATTGTCGGACCCTTTAGCTGGGGTTGGTTATCAGACTATTTATCTAACCGCATTGGCATCATCAGGGTGTGCGCTTGCCTAGCTGCATTAGTATTTTTATGCATCTTCTTCTTGCATAGCTACATCAGCTTTTTCATTTGGATGTTTGTATTGCACACCATCCTGAGTAGTCAAATGCCTCTAGGCGAGACTGCAACTATCCATGCCTTATACAAGGATAATTCTTTTGATAAACGCTACGGTCGCTTAAGGCTATGGGGTTCTATAGGCTTTATTACGATGGTGCTAGTTGCTGGTGAACTATTTCAGCGCAAAGGAATTGAGCTTTATCCCTATGTAGGCGTGGTTGTTTTATCAGCATTGGCCCTGATTACTTTTTGCTTGCATGAGCCAAGGATGGAACGACGCAAAATGGTTAAGGGCGAATTACTTGTTGTCCTATTCAATCCAGATGTGCGTTGGTTTTTAGTATCTGGCTTTTTCATGATCTTTGCGCATGCCTCCTTATATGTGTTCTATTCACTCTATTTGGCTGACCTGGGCTATAACAAGTTTCAGATCGGACTCTTTTGGGCTCTAGGAGTAGCTGCGGAAGTTCTGTTCTTTTACTTCCAAAATAAAGTGCTAAGCCGATTAGATGCCGAAGTAGTGCTACAAGGCGCCTTTGGCATCGGCGTGATTCGGTTTATTTTGATTGCATTCTTACCGATTACATCTGTATTGATTGTGGCGCAACTCATGCACGCCGCAACGTTTGCCGCGCATCACAGTGCAGCCACTAAATTATTGCAACGTTGGTTTACTGGGCCCCTGCAGGCGAGGGGGCAAGCCATCATGGCCACAGTGTCTTATGGCTTAGGCGGAACTATTGGTGGTTTATGTGCTGGTTGGATCTGGGATCTATCGCAACCAAGAGATGTTTTTGTGATGTCCGCATTTGCTTGCGGACTGGCAGGTATGGCGATTCAAAAGATGAGGCCTCGCCGCTACCCAGCCAGAAAAGATTAATTCACTACGATTACTGAATTTTTGCTTTAGCGCGCAACTTTTGCATCATCTCTGAAAACTTTGCCTTTTGCCAATTTTGATCAGAAGCAATCATTTGTTTTAGTTGGGCTTTAAGCTCTTCAAAGCTAGGCGCTTTCATATCACGAGAATCTATCATCTTGATAACATGCCAACCAAACTGAGACTTCACCGGTTTATCAGTGACTTGACCTGGCTTGAGTTGCACCATCGCCTTAGAAAACTCAGGCACCAACGACTTTTCAGTGACCCAGCCCAAGTCACCACCGCTTGGGGCAGAGCCGGGATCTTTGGATTTGGCTTTAGCAATCTCTTCAAAATTACCACCAGCCTTCAATTGAGCAATGATAGCTTTAGCATCAGCCTCCTTCTCAACCAGAATATGCTCAACATGGTATTCCTTGCCGGTGTATTGGGCTTTAACAGACTCATAGGCTGCTTTTAGCTCGGCTTCAGTAACGCCTTCTTTTTCAACATAATCTTCAAAAACAGCGGCGACCAAAATGCCCACACGGGATTGCTCTAACTGTTCACGTACAGATTCTTTTTGAATCACGCCACGCTTATCGGCTTCTTGAAGGATCAGTTCTTTAGTAACAAGCATCTCGCGAGCTTGATCCCGCACTTGAGGGTTATCAGGCTGACCTGATTTTTGAACGAGCTTATCCAGTTGTGTTTTAGGAATGGCTTTGCCATTCACAATCACTGCGTTTTGTGCAAAGCATGGCGCTGAAATGAGAGTAGCAGCAACGCTCACGGAAATAAGAAGACGGGTTTTTAACATGATGACAATCGATTAAAAGTAATGAACATCTAGAGTGTAAAGCAGGCTATAAGCCGGCCTCCTCGGGGGTTAGGGCGGAAATCGTTAAAGCATGAATTTCTTTAGGAATATGGCGGTTTAGAGCAGCATAAATTGCTCGATGACGGGCTACAGAGTTCATCCCCTCAAACTCCGGGGCAACAATGCTCAACTTAAAGTGGCCGCCACCACTTGCTGCGCCCGCATGACCGGCGTGAAGGTGGCTTTCATCCTCAATCAAGAGTTTTTTGATGGCAAAGGCCTTGGCCAAGTCTTCTTGAAATAGCGCAATACGCTCTTGATTGATGCTCATTCCTGCGGATGCTCCATGTGCCTAGACAACCAAATACCTTGAATGATCACAAATGCAATCAACAATCCTGTGCTACCGAAGAGCTTGAAGTTGACCCAGGTCTCTTCAGAATACTCGAAGGCGATATAAAGATTGAGGGCGCCCATGAAGAAAAAGAATCCAGACCAAGCAAGATTGAGCTGACGCCACACAGAGTGTGAATGCTCAGCTTTGAGGGTAACTTGTTTGCCCATTAGAACCTGAATCCAGTTTTTATTAAAAAACTGCGCGCTGATAACTAGAGCACCAGAGAAAAGCCAGTAAAGTGCGGTTGGCTTTAACTGAATAAATGTTTTGTCATGCAAGAAGATAGTAAGGCTTCCGAAGACCACGATCATCACTAGACTCACCCATTGCATGGCATCAATCTTGCGGTGACGGTAATACACCCATAAGATTTGGCCAATAGTCGCAACCATAGCTACGATAGTCGCCGTGTAGATATCGCCAAGCTTGAAGGCAATAAAGAACAGGATGATGGGGAAGAGATCAAATAAAAATTTCATAAGCGGATTATCCAACTATTTCTCATGGGAACAGCTAGTGTCAATCAATCCTTTTGGTTTAGCTGGGCATTGCTACTAGGCTCAAAGCTCAGTGAGGCAGAGTTGATGCAGTAGCGCAATCCAGTTGGCATTGGTCCATCATCAAATACATGACCTAAGTGAGCATCGCAATTGGCGCAGCGCACTTCAGTACGAATCATTCCATGTGAAGTATCTTTAATTTCTTTGATAGTGGACTCATTTTCTGGGGCGTTATAACTTGGCCAACCACAGCCCGCATCGAATTTGGTCTCAGATAAGAAAAGGGGGGTTCCGCAGCAAACGCAAGAGTACCGGCCTTTATCCCAGTGATCCCAGAACTTACCGGTAAAAGGGCGTTCAGTTGCTGCTTCTCGAGTTACGCGGTATTCAATATCAGTGAGTATTTGTTTGTATTCTTGATCTGTTTTTTTCATATTTACTCCACGGTATATATTTTGACTCAACCCTCAAGAAGAGCAACTGACCTCTACCTTTTCTAAATCTGGTGGAGGAGGCATTGCATATCGCTCATGTGCTGATTGCTCATCATAGGGCTTACTTAGTATTTCAAGAAGAGTGGTAATTTCTGAAAAATCATGATGCTTGGCTTTGTCAATGGCAACTTGTGCTAAATGATTGCGCAAAATGTATTTAGGATTAATCAAGTCCATGGCTATTTTCCTGGGATGATCTTGGCTAGACTCTGCTTTAAGCCGAGTGAGGTAGTCTGTGAACCATTGATCAATCCCATTACGGTCCACAAAATGATCTCGCAGACTAATCTGCTGAACAACTTGATCTTGGCGGACACCGCTCAGTTGTCTAAAAAAGTAGGTGA
Above is a genomic segment from Polynucleobacter wuianus containing:
- a CDS encoding FAD-binding oxidoreductase gives rise to the protein MQIFLEQLHQVLDQKYILTEDQDKNPYLTDWRKRYTGKALAVVLPRTAQEVAQIIRLCAINQVAVVPQGGHTGFCGGATPDSSGKQIVLNLKRMNTIREIDVANQTITVEAGCILQAIQEKAAAQDFLFPLSLGAEGSCMIGGNLATNAGGTNVLRYGNTRDLCLGLEVVTAKGEIWNGLKGLRKDNTGYDLRDLFIGSEGTLGIITAAVMKLYPLPISQWTTLVAADSVVSTITLLNLFQKRATSLLTGFEMMTQESLDLNEKHFPQMANPLKGNPPYTVLIELSDHESEAHVRQLLETILEEAFEASLITDAVIANNLAQANTFWHMREHITLAQAEEGANLKHDITIPLSALESFIEETDALVRAKFPGVRIINFGHLGDGNLHYNIAPPIGVDHKAFNLTNEKPIHELVYAQVERCQGSISAEHGVGQLKLEGLRAHKGEVAHELMKTLKRALDPQNILNPHKVVSI
- a CDS encoding DUF2069 domain-containing protein codes for the protein MYQKILEKNPYQLLVTAAFIDLFILCIAWEWFISPLRPGGSWLILKGVPLLFAIPGIWKGKVYTMQWASMLILLYITEGLVRILETGANFWMALLETILATIGFICLLIYLKPIKKEAKALAKQKLQAD
- the wrbA gene encoding NAD(P)H:quinone oxidoreductase; this encodes MSQHDILVLYYSRYGATRDLARLIAEGIESVSGVNARLRTVPAVSTVCESSEPAVPAEGAPYVEYSDLQECIGLALGSPTRFGNMAAPMKYFWDGSSSQWLSGALIGKPACVFTSTGSMHGGQESTLLTMMIPLLHHGMMIIGLPYSEPDLMSSATGGSPYGVTHLAHADGRASISAEEQRLAKAQGKRLAETALKLMKA
- a CDS encoding YhjD/YihY/BrkB family envelope integrity protein, with protein sequence MRLFRNPQLWLSLAKEIWEGNRDQKLNQIAASLAYTTILSLVPMVTIATILIGYLPRVIQVKNAFKTWLLETYMPGGINQQVFIYLDQFSAQARGLTLLGLAGLFVTAVMTLAVIEGAFNQIFKVQERRPLHKKIAIYGSATILGPILLGIGIYLSGVLFSASEGWTEAISFGFSVIATVAPILLAIVVYTVVYKILPYSQILWKDAFFGAFFAAMSFELMKFGYAIFLTHTAFYKTVYGAFAIFPLALLWIYLTWWITLAGAVLVANLPSIRSGVIRVIRY
- a CDS encoding CBS domain-containing protein, with the protein product MKVRDILRVKGSTLFTVAPETALQTAVLVMSEHDIGSLVVMEYDKLVGILTFREVISALAKHHGKLDGLQVRSVMNQKPLTCNMETEIDEVRRMMLVDHARYLPVVDQKMLMGVISFYDVAKSVVEAQDFENTMLKAYIRDWPEDAEKTAN
- the aroC gene encoding chorismate synthase — translated: MSGNTLGLLFTVTTFGESHGPAIGAVVDGCPPGMLLSEADLQTDLDRRKPGTSRHVTQRKEEDKVEILSGVFEGKTTGAPIGLLIRNTDQRSQDYGDILQTFRPGHADYAYHHKYGLRDPRGGGRSSARLTAPVVAAAAIAKKWLNQQYGTEFYGYMSQLGEIEIPFVDASQIEQNPFFAANAQIIPQLESYMDELRKAGDSCGAKIEVRARNVPIGLGEPLFDKLDADIAHAMMGINAVKGVEIGAGFKSVAQRGSEHGDELFSDGFATNNAGGTLGGISTGQDLRVSIAIKPTSSIMSPKQSIDLDGKPITVQTKGRHDPCVGIRATPIAEAMLALVLMDHALRHRAQCADVKVDVAPIPAARPGSKRD
- a CDS encoding MFS transporter, which encodes MTPVLRWAFGSFFFLYFAYVGLVSPYASLFFLERGFNVIEIAVLMSMLQITRIVGPFSWGWLSDYLSNRIGIIRVCACLAALVFLCIFFLHSYISFFIWMFVLHTILSSQMPLGETATIHALYKDNSFDKRYGRLRLWGSIGFITMVLVAGELFQRKGIELYPYVGVVVLSALALITFCLHEPRMERRKMVKGELLVVLFNPDVRWFLVSGFFMIFAHASLYVFYSLYLADLGYNKFQIGLFWALGVAAEVLFFYFQNKVLSRLDAEVVLQGAFGIGVIRFILIAFLPITSVLIVAQLMHAATFAAHHSAATKLLQRWFTGPLQARGQAIMATVSYGLGGTIGGLCAGWIWDLSQPRDVFVMSAFACGLAGMAIQKMRPRRYPARKD
- a CDS encoding peptidylprolyl isomerase, encoding MLKTRLLISVSVAATLISAPCFAQNAVIVNGKAIPKTQLDKLVQKSGQPDNPQVRDQAREMLVTKELILQEADKRGVIQKESVREQLEQSRVGILVAAVFEDYVEKEGVTEAELKAAYESVKAQYTGKEYHVEHILVEKEADAKAIIAQLKAGGNFEEIAKAKSKDPGSAPSGGDLGWVTEKSLVPEFSKAMVQLKPGQVTDKPVKSQFGWHVIKMIDSRDMKAPSFEELKAQLKQMIASDQNWQKAKFSEMMQKLRAKAKIQ
- a CDS encoding BolA family protein, giving the protein MSINQERIALFQEDLAKAFAIKKLLIEDESHLHAGHAGAASGGGHFKLSIVAPEFEGMNSVARHRAIYAALNRHIPKEIHALTISALTPEEAGL
- a CDS encoding septation protein A, whose protein sequence is MKFLFDLFPIILFFIAFKLGDIYTATIVAMVATIGQILWVYYRHRKIDAMQWVSLVMIVVFGSLTIFLHDKTFIQLKPTALYWLFSGALVISAQFFNKNWIQVLMGKQVTLKAEHSHSVWRQLNLAWSGFFFFMGALNLYIAFEYSEETWVNFKLFGSTGLLIAFVIIQGIWLSRHMEHPQE
- the msrB gene encoding peptide-methionine (R)-S-oxide reductase MsrB encodes the protein MKKTDQEYKQILTDIEYRVTREAATERPFTGKFWDHWDKGRYSCVCCGTPLFLSETKFDAGCGWPSYNAPENESTIKEIKDTSHGMIRTEVRCANCDAHLGHVFDDGPMPTGLRYCINSASLSFEPSSNAQLNQKD